From a single Nicotiana tomentosiformis chromosome 2, ASM39032v3, whole genome shotgun sequence genomic region:
- the LOC138905350 gene encoding uncharacterized protein has protein sequence MGCNTWADVVDFNNCVMECGLLELPAQGNRYTWSDKHDEQRSFSKIDWIFINEEWFDIMPDFSEGWNYNIEGCKMFAVLRRLKVQKRKLKALNTQAFHNIVPEASENMIILKQAQVQLQKFPSNLEYQQAERSNATWIKLSDDNTRYFYLVIKHRKLKQAITQLRDSSGNWQTNPDTIAKIFVDYYEDLLGRKSNGRIHAVRGILDNGPLLLVNQQLEMMKPFTEKEVKHAMFQIDNNNSPGPDG, from the exons atggggtgtaacacttgGGCTGATGTGGTGGATTTTAATAACTGTGTAATGGAATGTGGTCTGTTGGAACTCCCTGCACAGGGTAACAGGTATACTTGGAGTGACAAACATGATGAGCAAAGAAGTTTTTCAAAAATTGACTGGATATTCATTAATGAAGAATGGTTTGATATTATGCCAGATT TTAGTGAAGGTTGGAACTACAATATAGAAGGATGTAAAATGTTTGCAGTATTAAGGAGGTTGAAAGTACAAAAGAGAAAGTTGAAAGCCTTGAACACTCAGGCTTTTCATAATATTGTTCCTGAAGCAAGTGAGAACATGATAATACTAAAGCAGGCACAAGTCCAACTTCAAAAGTTCCCGTCCAATCTAGAGTATCAACAAGCAGAAAGAAGCAACGCAACATGGATTAAGCTGAGTGATGATAACACCAGATACTTTTACTTAGTCATCAAGCATCGGAAGCTAAAGCAAGCAATCACACAGCTTAGAGACAGTAGTGGTAATTGGCAAACTAACCCTGATACCATAGCTAAAATATTTGTTGATTATTATGAAGATCTACTAGGGAGGAAATCAAATGGTAGGATACATGCAGTAAGAGGGATCTTAGACAATGGTCCATTGCTCTTAGTGAATCAACAACTGGAGATGATGAAGCCATTTACTGAGAAAGAAGTTAAACATGCTATGTTTCAAATTGACAACAATAATAGCCCTGGTCCTGATGGGTAA
- the LOC138905351 gene encoding uncharacterized protein: MRNVLIWHDPLRHYNRKTSLGCLMKIDLRKAYDMVSWEFLEEALIGFGFPDRFIQWIMVCVTTTMFTVKINREGHGYFAGKRGLRQGDPLSPLLFILVMEYLSRSLKIISRLPDFRFHPMCKELQLTHLTFADDLMIFVKHVSSRSRRRSQGHAVSKNRICTGHISYQGDIFILPQSMLKEVDKLCKEYLWEKTEGQKKVALVAWEKVCCPNKLGGLNVKGCKVWNMASIGKLLWQLVMNKESLWVRWVHGVYMKADHNIWTHSPPMDSSWYWRELNALKGNIQGWYSQDKYILPSGGSYSITNNYLAMINQQSRLEIADLVWTVVALSRHRFVMWLAIQGRLLTKDRPIGMQIPVENINCRLCEEEQLESKEHMFVDCGWIKAIRQEINQWIGQSVQEGDFKPILKRIKRKHWKQFKKEVIAAINGAVIYHTWRAQNFKKFQGKNVHRIEIVTQIKKEITE, encoded by the exons ATGCGCAATGTGCTAATTTGGCATGACCCACTAAGGCACTACAACAGGAAAACATCTCTAGGATGCTTAATGAAGATAGATCTTAGGAAAGCTTATGACATGGTGAGCTGGGAATTTTTAGAGGAAGCATTGATAGGTTTTGGTTTCCCTGACAGATTCATACAATGGATTATGGTATGTGTGACTACCACAATGTTCACAGTAAAGATAAATAGAGAGGGTCATGGCTACTTTGCAGGGAAGAGAGGATTGAGACAAGGAGATCCACTATCTcccttattatttattttagttaTGGAATACCTCTCTAGATCTTTGAAGATTATCAGTAGGTTGCCTGATTTTAGGTTCCATCCTATGTGCAAAGAGTTACAGCTGACACATCTCACCTTTGCAGATGATCTGATGATTTTTGTAAAG CATGTTTCTAGTCGGAGTAGAAGAAGGAGTCAGGGACATGCTGTTAGCAAAAACAGGATTTGCACTGGGCACATTTCCTATCAG GGGGATATCTTTATTCTACCCCAAAGTATGTTAAAAGAGGTGGATAAACTATGTAAGGAATATTTGTGGGAGAAGACTGAGGGACAGAAGAAAGTAGCATTGGTTGCATGGGAGAAAGTTTGCTGCCCAAATAAACTAGGAGGTCTGAATGTGAAAGGCTGCAAAGTATGGAACATGGCATCAATAGGAAAGTTACTATGGCAGTTGGTAATGAACAAAGAGTCCCTTTGGGTACGATGGGTTCATGGTGTTTATATGAAAGCCGACCATAATATTTGGACACACAGCCCTCCTATGGATAGTAGTTGGTATTGGAGGGAGTTAAACGCACTAAAAGGAAATATTCAAGGATGGTATTCACAAGACAAATACATCCTACCTTCAGGAGGTAGCTACTCTATAACCAACAACTATCTTGCTATGATAAATCAGCAATCACGACTAGAGATAGCAGACTTGGTATGGACTGTTGTGGCTCTATCTCGACATAGATTTGTCATGTGGTTGGCAATTCAAGGGAGACTACTTACGAAAGACAGACCAATAGGGATGCAAATCCCTGTGGAAAACATAAACTGCAGGTTGTGCGAAGAAGAGCAGCTGGAATCAAAGGAGCATATGTTTGTCGACTGTGGTTGGATTAAAGCAATTAGACAAGAGATCAACCAGTGGATAGGACAGTCAGTACAGGAAGGAGATTTCAAGCCGATATTGAAAAGGATTAAAAGGAAGCATTGGAAGCAGTTTAAAAAAGAGGTGATAGCAGCAATCAATGGAGCAGTGATATACCACACTTGGAGAGCTcagaattttaaaaaatttcaaggCAAAAATGTACATAGAATAGAGATAGTAACACAAATAAAGAAGGAAATTACAGAGTGA